The genomic stretch TTCTAGGGCAAAGCAAGGCATGCGCCCGCAGCTCCTGCCTGGGCTCCTCCACTCTCAGTAGGGTGCAGTGGAAAGGCCTGTGCCTGAGACACCACTGAGTAGCTGTGTGATCTTGCATAAGCCACAGGTTTCTGTCCCCCCACATGTGATACATAACCTCTCCTTCGCTTCCTTCTCCAGGTTCCTAGGAGCCACTCCCTAAGGCCGATCCTCTCAACTCTCAAGTCTGGGCTACTCAGGTCCTGGAAAGGTCTGATGTCCCATACGCCTGGGTCGTACAGTAAAAGAGTGAGTACAGTGTGTGGGCCTTCCTGCTTGGGCCAGATAGTGTGGGAGAAAGGTTCTGAAGGCAGGAGCCCTCCCTGATTCAACAGTGTTTGAGACTGGCCTCATACAAGGAATGCAGGCGAGGAGATGCAATCCTGCCCTAGAGGATTCAGTCTATGAAGAGAGACAGATGTGGAGGTTACTCACTTTGTGCCCTGGGCTTTATCAGCAGTCTAAGTATGATGCAGTTTTTAGCACATAGCTACAGGTGGCCAAGTCTGCCTCAGAGTCACTTGTCTGAGGACAAGTGCCTGCCTCCTGACTAAGACACGGAAGAGTGAGAGCTCACCCAGTCAAGGGCATAGCACTTTTCAATTGTAGGAGCAAGGCACAGAGTTCAAGTAGGGCATAGTAAGGAGAGAGTCAGTCAGTGGGGCTGGATTGCCTCCCTTGTGAGAGAGCATTAGAGATACACCAGAGCTTGGTCCTATGCGAATGTGACAAGAACCTGAGGGCAATGGGCAGCATTTGAAAGGCTTTTAGGTGAGAGAGGAAAGCAATCATATTAGTGTTTTATGGAGTACAATGACTGCTGTATGCTGGATggactggagagagggaaggtgtgCACATAGGAGTTTATGGAGTTAACTGAGGTGAGGCAGAGCCTAAACTAAGAGCTCATGGAACGTGAGGAGTTGGCCCACTGGGGGATGAACAGACCTAAGATCATGAGGACTCATCCAGAAAGGAGGAACAAGGAGTGGGCGAGGTAGAGTGGAGGACAGTCACTAATGGATGTGCTCCATGGCCCACAAGGGACCAGACACTAATGGTATGAGATGGGAGGGAGTGGAGGACAGTGCTCCATGGCCCACAAGGGACCAGACACTAATGGTATGAGATGGGAGCACTCTGGGCCTCTGGGCCCCTGCTGAAACCTCTGCTTGACTTCAAAGCTCAAATCCAGGTTAGGTTTACAGGGCTGAGAGAAGAGCATCGTTTCTGTGTCAGCTTAGAACCTGGGTTAGGCAGGGAGCCCAAAGTCCAGTTTCCAACTCTCTCAGGCAGAGGGCGGCAGAAAGAGGGACTAGGACCACCCGTAAGGCTCTTTGGGCCCCAGAAAGGACTAAACATGGGAAAAGGAACTGGTGCTTTTGAGTACTCTATAtgcaaaagcccaagccaggaccCAAGGAACCAGAATGCCTGTAGTGATATGCAAACGAGGCTCAGCAAAGGTAcatgacttgcccaaggtcacacaactaGTTTGGTGGTGGTGAGCTTAGATTCTAGGTCTACCTTGTTTTGAAGCCCATGCTCCTTCAACTTCTCATTACATCCCAAAGGCAATGAGCCAGACCCATGGCCCAAGTCCCTCAGAGTCTGAGCCCAGCACCCCCCAATATCCACGGTGGCGTGGAGCGCAGGCAGGCTGTAAAAGACATCGTTCACCATCTTACCCATTTCAACGTGAAGTGCCAACTGCTTACAGGTAACCATTGTGCTGTGCCTCATCCCCCAAGTCTCCCATCAAGCCCCACGTGTGGCCAGGGGACTGAGAATGGAGTGAGTagctttgcctccccagtggaGGAAGTGAACGCAGCGGCAGAGACCCTGATGGGCACTTACCTTGCTGGAAGAGAGTGAGTGTGACGGAAGTGACCAGCAGGAAGAGGGCCTCTATTGGGGGAAAGTGGGCAGGCTCATGAGCAAAGATGTGGACCAGCTACAACAAAGCAGGGGGCGCTGGTCAGCTGAGGCCCGCCTCACCAGGACAGACCAACTCCCCTGGAATACAGGTGGGTACCCCAGCCATGGCAACCATCCGCCACACTCCCAACCCAGAGTCAGGTCTCTAACTAGGGTGACACCCAGAGCACTTACTGCCCAAAGCAGATGGCTTACCTGTCGAGTGAGGTCAAGGGCGGAGGCCTGGGGAACAGTGCTGTACATCCGACCCAGCATCTCACAGAGCTGTGGCACCATGGGGGCGAAGTCATCCAGCAGTGTCTTAACAGATTTCTCGAAGATGGCGCACACCGCctgaggaggagagcagagagacccTTGTCAGCAGGTCATGGGAGGAAGGCCTGAGAAAGGACCCTTACCCAGAAGTCTGGCCAAGGCCTGCAAATCAAGCAACTTCTTCTTAGCCTGAAAAGAAGAGGCAAAAGGCTCTCCACAGAGGAGCACAGGCTCAAACCTTGTCACTTGACTCCCGCTACATTTCCTCTCAGGGGACATAAGAGCAACCGAAATCACAACTCACAGGGACCAAAGCCAGGTTTCTGATGCTACAACAGACATCTGTACTTGGTCCTGACATCACTATCATTTCTCCCCAGCACTGCTGTGATAcagggcaggtggcaggtgggggctgggggcaaAACACCGGTCTGCTCTTATGTCAGTGTTGCAGCCTTCTCCCCTTATTGGGGCTAGGCAACAATCCTTTCCTCTGGTACTTTTGGCCCAAATCAGCCGAGGAACAGAGAGGGTCGGGGCTCACCTCAACCACCTGGGCATCGTTCAGCCACTTGCTCAGCACCTTCTGGATGAGCTGGAAGACTTGCTGAAGCACGACCACCACCTAAAGACACAGGGAGGTGTGAGGCGCCGCCACGGCCACCACTTTCCCGCCGACGCGCAGGAGGCTGGAGGCCAGGCTCATCCATCACCCCTGACTGCACACTGAGGATTTGCTACGTAGGACCCCTGGGGCAAGAAACAGTGAGCTTGACCCCCAACAATGACAGAGAAGACTATCTTGAGTTGCAGGTTGTTTGAGAGGAGGACTCAGAGCTGCAAAGCAGAGACATTCTTAGCCCTTGATAAGATTGTGATAAGCTTTGCAGACgaagcaaaacaagacaacagaACAAGTCACTCTCTACCCATTTCTGCTcagaataaaaaccaaagcaatgGGCTAGCCCCTGAGGAGGAGATGCTGTCTCACCAAATGGACGAGGGGTAGGGAGCCCCATGGGATGCGTAGATATGGGCAGCTTAtggcagagcagagagcaggctgAGGCCCTGGGAGATAGGGAAGGCAGAGTGATCACTGCCATAGAAGAGGAGGGGGCTCTGTGGGATGATGGTGGCCCAGGCTTGGCCAAGAGCTCAAATGGTAACTGAAGCTGAGGTGTGGATCTGAGCCGAGAGCAGGGTGTCCCtggcctcattttttttccccaggaaaagGCATGTGGCATGTAAGTGCAATGACCAGTGCAGTCCTGGTATTTGTGCAGAACTTTGCTGTCTGCCAGGCTGTCTCATTCAAGCCTCCTATGCACCGGCAGTCCTGTGTGGAGCACCCGCAGGGCCCAGTGGCCACAGCTTTGCGAGGGAAGCCAAGGCTTGTCCCAGAGCATCCAGAACCTCAAGGGCTGGGAATGTAGACTGGTGgcagaatgtttgcctagcattttCAGGACCCTACGTTCAATCTCCAACTGACAAAAACAAGACCGTCAAATTCCaaatgcctttgatcctagcactcggggaggcggAAGCTGGAAGCTCTCTGGGCTTAAGGCCATCCTTATttccatagcaagttccaggccagccagggctacttagcaagaccctgtctcaaaagagaaaccaaaaacaaaaaggcaaagcgGTCAGCCCAAAACCCATGCCACGTCAGCACAGTGCTTATCACTCTGCTCTGCAGAGATCTATTTCTGTGAATTTCCTCTCAATGAGGGCAACCTGAAGGCAAGAATGACTATACGTGGACACGTGAGCATCCTGAGTGCCTGTAAGGGACAGCGAACGAGGAAGAAGGAGGCCCAAAAGAAATGGGGTTGAACATGAGCTGTAACACAGTTTAATGGGACCAAAGGATAATTTCAGTGTcccttgggggaggggaacaaaTAAACCTCAATGACAACACCCCAATTGGGCTGAGGACAAGGAAAATGTCATCTACAGGATGAGAGATGCAATGGCATGGCTACATAGGAAGTGGAGGGTCAAAGGAACAAATACTTGACCTCTGTGGGGTTAGAAAGTGACACCGACATTACCCACAGACTTGGAGAGTGACAAAGACATTCCCATGAGGAAAGGTGTAGTAGCAAAGACAATGTCACCTACTGGGTTGGGTCCTTGCGGCACTGGCAGCTTCCGGAGCTCAGGGCCTTCGTGATCATCCTCATGGTGACTGACGTCCAGTGTGGTAAAGAGGTTGGAAAGAAGCCCCAAGATGTGGACAATGGCCAGCTTGTTGGAGGGATTGGGCTACGGGGAGAAGGCAATCAAGCTCCGGATCTCCCAGGCCCAGCCTAGGGGCCAGCTCTCAACACCAGACCTGAGTGCCAGTTCCCACATGCCCACCCCTAGGCGCACACAGTGCCAATTCCCACATGCTCACCCCTTGGCACACAGGGAAGCTCCCGAGCCCCAGTGCTGCCCCAGGTCCCCAGAGCTCACTCACTATCTCTTCCGCCAGCTTCTCCAGTTGCTGGATGTAGGGCGAGATGAGTGAGTGCAGGTTCTTTAGGATCTCTTCCACCTGCAGGGCTGACAGCAGGAAGCCCAGGGCCTGCATTAGCCACATGCACTGGCTTGTCTGTGGGAGTGGAAAACAGGGATGGGCCATCCTGGTCACATCTGCTTGTGAATTGACAGGAGGGACGAGCTTCTTGGGGAAGGTTACAAGAACCAAGAACAAGAGATAcgtggggaggagaagaaggtaaAAGGCAGGGTTTAGGGGTGACCGATTCCCCTAGAAAGCTTGGGCCGCACCTTGTGGATCTGCTTCATCAGCACGTCCTGCAGGCAGGGAACAACATGTCAGCGTGGAGCAGGGCACTCCAAGGCCCAGCACCACCTGGGGCCCCGCATACCTGGGAGACAGCTACAATGTTGGCAGCGTACGGTGGCAGGTCATACTTGCACTCTCGGCAGATCTTTTTGAGGGTAgacacagaagagacagacagctcGGGGTTGCCTAGGGCATGCAGCACGAGGGGCAGAACGCTATTGATCATGACAGGGTGGTCAGCCAGCCACTCAGACAGAGCTCCtacaaggaaggggaaagagaaggctcACTGAGGCAGGCCAGACTTTAGGACTGGATAAGTTATAGCCCCAGGACATCCAGAGTGCTTGGAGGACCGCGTGGGCAGAGACTCTGATGCCCGAGCGTGAGCCTCACTGCTGAAAAGCAGAAAGGGATTACTCAAGAGAGGCCTAGCACTGCTGCTCCTCTGTCTGACTGACAGCAAACTAGCATCACTGAGATGCAGCTCAGTGCACTGCAGAAGGGAGCCCAAAGCTTGCCAGGAGGGCTAGTTGGCTGCAATGttgactggggggtggggtgggggtgggggtggacaggACCCTGCAGCCCTGACATGcttcatggatggatggatggatggatggatggatggatggatgaatggatggcaggTCTCACCAATGGTGAACATGACAGTGTCTGCCAGCTGCACGTTGCTGATGCTGATCCGTGGGATGAGGCCGATGAGCCCGGGTACCACATCAGAATAATTGACATCAATGGTCTCCGCGATGGATTGGAAGCCGTAAAGCAGGGCCTCTGTGTGCTGGGGAAAGAGGGCGCCACTGGCTTGACTGACGAGAAGGGTGCAACAAActacagagggcagagggaaTCAGGTTTGGGACATACCTGCCAGGAGTAGGGCTCCTCTGAGCTGGTGAGCAGACGGCCCAGCTTGTCGTAGAGGTTGCTAAGCAGCTCAGCCCCCAGCATCTCATAGACATACATGAGCGTGTCTGAGATGTCTACCCTGAAAAGCACATAAAGGCCTTTTATACTGCCTGGATCTTTAATGTAAGCCAGGAGCCTACCCAGGGGCCCTCGGAATCCTGCAAAATTGCCTAAAGGCCAGAGAAAGGTGTCCTGGAAGTCAGGAGGCCTTGCTTATTACCTCTTGCCTTATTTCATTAGGGTTGGCCTGTGAGCATCACCTGTAGATTCGGAACTGCTCCTTTTCATCTGAGGACCAGAATCCATACTCCTCATCGGAAGGGAACTGGGCCTTGTGCAGAAGCACGTCCACTAGCTGGAAGTAGACTGGCCGGTACACCTGCTGGTACACAGCCTGCTTCTCGGCCTCAAAGGACAGAATGTCATCCTGAGAGACAGCCAGGGAAAAGAGTTAGCGGCCTCACCAGCAGCCACAGAAGCCCATGGCCCACCTTCTTTCATGATGGCCCAGTCCAGCTGAtggtcacacagacacacctgcagcGTGTACCAGAAGGTGAGCGTGAGGGAGCTGGTGGTCTCATTGACAGGATAATGGCCAGGGATACCCGTGCAGAACATGATCATGTTGACGAGTGCCAGGAAGCTCTGCCAGTGCTCTACTTGGTCTAACAAGGCCCtggaggggggtggagagaggagggagtgatGAGGAGAGAGAGTTAGGGTCCAGAATTTTAACCTTTCACTGGCCCTGCCATCTGACCAGCAGCTGCCCCACTCCCTACCGAGAGTGGTTCTCGCCCAGGGCCACAGCAATGCGACAGATGCCGTGGGAGGTCTCCATGTCCCCATTCTGCACGGCCTGTCGCAGTTGttcctgcagtcccagcaccagCGGGATGAGTTTCAGGAGTGTGTTCACGTACCTAGAGGCAGGAGGTAAGGTGGCCCATCAGAGCTGTTCACCCAACCCCACAAGTTTTGAGAAGAAAGGtacagtccccacccccacctcccgctTCCTCCAAAGCCCTCCTATCAAAGAGGCCAAGGCTGCTGCGATGCTGCCCATGCGGAGGACATGAGGTCAGAGACCTTCAGGAGAGCTCTGGGCGGGAAGCACAAGAGAGGCCGAGTTACAGGCATGGGTTAATGTTTGGAGGGAATCAGGATAAGGAGAATGCATTTCTATGTGTGAGCATGACAGATTGTTTTGGGTTGAAAATCTCCTTAGAAGGTACGCTGAAGGGCAGGGGAGACAGTGTGTGTCGTACAATCATGAACTTGATCTcaagaccctatgtcaaaaaagCTGGGTGTACTTGTGACGCTagcattggagaggcagagatgggagggctctaggggcttgctggcctgccagcctggcctactctGTGAGCTCCAGCCAGTGAGATGcccagtcttaaaaaaacaagGTAGACGGCTCCTTAGGAACAACAGAGGCTGTTGTGCACAAACAGATAATGTTGGCATTCTATCCCCAGGTACCTGAATGGCCCGACACTGGACAAAGGTCATCATGTCAGGAGCCCCGTTAAAGAGGACTTTGGAAAAAGCATCATTGCAGATAAAAGCATACTAGAAGAAGTGTGCTCCTAATCCACTGTGACTTGAGACAGCCATGTGATGACAGAGACACCGTGGGACAATGCCAAGTAGAGAAAGGTAAACACTGAGAGCAGTGCAGCTGCAAGCCAAGGAATGCAAAAGCTGCCAACAAACCAGAAGCCAGGAAGAAATCTACAGGTTTCAGAGGGAGCGCAGTCTGGCCGACACCTTCATTTTAGACTTCTGGCCTCCGTAATTGTGAGGCGCTTTCTGTCATTCAAAGGCACCGGTTTGTGGTACTTTGTTATCACAGCCCCGGAAGGGAACATAGTTGGTGTCAGGGGACACTGGACAAGGGTGGCCATGTCACCCTTCAACACCATCAAAGAGGATCTTGGAAGGTAGTGACGGCTCATAAGGGCATCAGTTCCCACGGGCTGCCTCAGCGTCCTGGCTCCTGCGTCTGGTGGTAGCAGGACGGGAGTGACCTAGATGATGAGCTTAGAGCAACAGGGAAAAGGGACAATGCAGATGTGACTGCTGGTTACAGAGGCTGACCTTCCGCCAAGGAAGGAAGGCCTGAAGTTCCTGAGACTCGGAGAAGGCGGACGGAGACAGGAGCACTGTACTGAGAGGCGAGGCTCAGCACCAGACAAGGCGTACACGTACAAGTGTTCAGAGAGATTGGACATGAAACCCTGAGACCCAGCGGCGAGGTCAGAGCAAGACACAGATCCAGAACTCGTCAGCTGGTAGCTGAAGATACAGGAGCTGGTAAGAGCTGAGCGGGAGGAGGTGTGCAGTGAGAGAGATGAAATGTCCAGGTCAGGATGCTGAAGCACAGGGCAGGCAGAGAAAGCCAGGACACCAAGGGAGATGCGGGTAACTCCATCCACTCTGTGGGAATAGGACGAAGTAGAGGAAGTCATGGTCTTAGAGAAGATCAGATGCTTGGGACTTCCCTGATGCTAACCAGCGTCACCATAGTAATCTATGTATGGCAGGAAGGGGGGGGATGAGGGTCCATGCTACCTGGATTTGCCCTAAGGAAGTTGTTAGGTGACACCATCTGGACCACAGTGAAAAGATGAAAGGACATAAAGAGGCAGCCAGACCAGGAAAGTTGACTTCTTTCTCCACAACCCCGTTCTAGATCCTGCTAGCAAAAACTATCCCTACCAGGATACCCCCCAGTTCAAAGGCAGCCCTAGGGCATGTTGCCTGGAGACGGCTGGGACAGCTTCAGTCAGTCTCAGGATCCTGACACAGGCTGCACCACTAGACAATGGGTATCTTCAGGCCAAGCTCTAGCACAAAGAGCCAGGGGCGGGGCCAAGGCTATGACCCATAAGCTCCCTAGGAGTTGAAATGGAAGCTAACTCCACAGCATCACCACTGTCTTCCGAGGCATCCTCTACCTGACAGGTGATGCAGACAAAAGGGTGGCAGTGAAAGCCCTTAGTATGTTTCAAATAGACTAAAGCAAGGACAACAGAGCCTGCAAGGTCAAAGAGCAACTTAGACACAGATCAAACTGAGAAAGTCTTAAATTGCTGTAGATCCACTTCCCTTTCAAGGCCCAGGCATAATTTCCTGCAGAGGATCTTCTGTGCAGATCTAGGTTTGTATGTCTAACCCTTATGATGAAAATCTCAACACCCCCATCCAGCTCACTTCCTCTCCTGAAGTTCCCTATGAGAAGGTATTCcagaccgggcgtggtggtgtgtgcctttaatccctgcactcgggaggcagaagcaggaagatctgtgtttgaggccagcttggtctacagagtgggttccaggaatgtaagggctacacagagaaaccctgtctttgaaaaacaaacaaacaggccgggcgtgatggtgcacacctttaatcccagcactcgggaggcagaggcaggcggatcgctgtgagttcaaggccagcctggtctacaaagcgagaccaggatagccaaggctacacagagaaaccctgtctcaaaaaagccaaaagaaaaacaaaccaataaaacagacaaacaaaaaatgtattttggtggtggtagtggtggtggtggtggtggggggatgaTTTAAAGGAGAGAACCAGGAAGCAGGAGCAACTGTggaggaacagaaaaagaaagatgacttgAGTGCAAGCACGGCTGGAGGGAAGGCTGATACCGGGACACCCGGAAAGGCAGAAGAGACTGGATTGATTACCCAGGAATCAGTCACTGAAGACCACTTTCTTAAGGCAAATATAACAAACGCGATGGGACAGGACAGAACCCCAGTGCCAACTCCTGGCTTGTTGTAGCCCACCCATAGGGAAACCACCTGTGTAGATTTCCTTCCACACACGCTCCAGACCTCTGAGCAAGCAGAACAAGCTTGAGACCTGAGGGCTTGCTAGATGTGTGGAGGAAGCCTGAGAGGAGGACTTTAGGGCCATGGTTAGGGCAGGTTCAAGAGGCGGGGCTCGAGATGGTCAGCTCCTGCAGCTGGAGCGGGGCTGTGGGGATGTCTTGGCTGCTGCTCACACAGAGCTCAGCCCAGACCTACAATTAGAGCTCTGGGAGCAGAGCTGAGAAAATGGGAAGAGTTGCTAAGCAACCAAGGGGCTGCAACCAATGGGTGCCTAGGCGGCTATGGGTTCCCTCACTGGCCCCTTGCTTGTTCATTCGTTCAGAAGAGAAGGGGTATCTATTACTTGCTAAAGCCCTCGAGACAGGCTGGGTGGGTAAACGTGGGTGTATCCAAGGATACCCAACATCACCCTGGTATTTTCCTTGATAATTCTCCTTAGCCCACCCAGCACTTGAGCTTCACGCTGCCAATAGAACCCTGATGAACTTGTTATCCACCTCATGCTAGGGAGCCAGATGTTTCTTGCTAACTGTCCTTGCAAAGACAATAGCCAGTACTAACGAATATACCTGATGTTATGGAGATCCCGCAACCAAGCCAACGCCTCACGGTATTTAACCTCTTATTTACCCTTCATaccaatgtttttgttgttgttggtttttagtAGTGGGACTGAAGCTAGGGGCTCATGCATACTACACTACTACTGAGCCTTGATAGCCACAGccctttaaagttttaaataacaGCAATTAACCatattgcttgtgtgtgtgtgtgtggtgtgggggcaAAGCACACTTGTGTAGGAGCTTTTGCTCACTGAATGTAACAGTTTCTACTTCTTCCTTGCTTAAAGCAAACAGCTTTAATCAGTTTAACAGTAACTGTTTCtttctaaaaaacaacaaaagttagCCGTTTACCGCAAATGGTAAAAGGACAAGCCCATCATACACACAGCCCCTACTTTGAAGCATGTGAGCATGGCTCAGGGAATTGAAATATTCTTTGCTGGATACCAAGGGAAGGCCCCTGCGCACGTCATACTGTTCGGAGCACTGCAATTACTCCACATGTTTTGTATAATCGCCTCAAGTTTTGCTTGGGAGTGGTTTACCCAAGGTCTCACATTTAGTAAACAAACTCTGAAAAGCAAATGCAGACATGACCATTGGCAAGGCTGCGCCACTAGCCACTCCTCCACACACCGTCAGCGGTTTTCCTCTCCACCTCTGCCCAGGGCTCCCAAGCCTCTTCCTCTGAAGTGCTAGGGTCAGGTTTCCAGTCTTGTTCTTCCAGCCCGATTTATACCCCAAAGCCGGGCATggaggtacacgcctttaatcccagtacttgggaggcagaggcaggcagatcgctgcgaattcgaggccagcctggtctacaaagcgagcccaggacagccaaggctaacacagagagaccttgtcttgaaaacacgcccccccccccccccgccgccaaaaaaagaatcttaacaGACCATTTCCTATATAAAATCCGTTAGCAACTTTACACCCATCTCTAGgatgaaaacttaaaacaaaaacaaaaaacccaaaacctctcAAGTGTGGTTAACAAGTCCTACATGATCTGAACATGGTCCTCCTACCGCTCTGGCCTTTAAGCCCTGCTATCTAGTCATCTGAGGTAACTTACAAGCCACGGCTAATTCCTTCACATCTTTCACCTCGCTTGGATGCCTTCATCTGTCTGGGATGTCCTCCGCAAATCTATCAATGCATCTGACTAACTCTCACAGAGCCCTGCTTGTCACTTCCTCTGGGAAGGCTTTCCCTTGCCTCAGACTGAGGTAAATGCCCCCACTGGGTTCTGACAGCCTCTGCTCTCTCCATCAGCACTGAATG from Acomys russatus chromosome 29, mAcoRus1.1, whole genome shotgun sequence encodes the following:
- the Ipo13 gene encoding importin-13: MERREEQLGAAGAGAAPALDFTVENVEKALHQLYYDPNIENKNLAQKWLMQAQVSPQAWHFSWQLLQPDKVPEIQYFGASALHIKISRYWSDIPTDQYESLKAQLFTQITRFASGSKIVLTRLCVALASLALSMMPDAWPCAVADMVRLFQAEDSPVDGQGRCLALLELLTVLPEEFQTSRLPQYRKGLVRASLAVECGAVFPLLEQLLQQPSSPSCVRQKVLKCFSSWVQLEVPLQDCEALIQAAFTALQDSELFDSSVEAIVNAISQPDAQRYVNTLLKLIPLVLGLQEQLRQAVQNGDMETSHGICRIAVALGENHSRALLDQVEHWQSFLALVNMIMFCTGIPGHYPVNETTSSLTLTFWYTLQDDILSFEAEKQAVYQQVYRPVYFQLVDVLLHKAQFPSDEEYGFWSSDEKEQFRIYRVDISDTLMYVYEMLGAELLSNLYDKLGRLLTSSEEPYSWQHTEALLYGFQSIAETIDVNYSDVVPGLIGLIPRISISNVQLADTVMFTIGALSEWLADHPVMINSVLPLVLHALGNPELSVSSVSTLKKICRECKYDLPPYAANIVAVSQDVLMKQIHKTSQCMWLMQALGFLLSALQVEEILKNLHSLISPYIQQLEKLAEEIPNPSNKLAIVHILGLLSNLFTTLDVSHHEDDHEGPELRKLPVPQGPNPVVVVLQQVFQLIQKVLSKWLNDAQVVEAVCAIFEKSVKTLLDDFAPMVPQLCEMLGRMYSTVPQASALDLTRQLVHIFAHEPAHFPPIEALFLLVTSVTLTLFQQGPRDHPDIVDSFMQLLAQALKRKPDLFLCERLDVKAVFQCAVLALKFPEAPTVKASCGFFTELLPRCGEIEPVGKVVQEDGRVLLIAVLEAIGGQASRSLMDCFADILFALNKHCFSLLSMWIKEALQPPGFPSARLSTEQKDTFSQQILRERVNKRRVKEMVKEFTLLCRGLHGTDYTADY